The sequence TGCATATTGGCACGCACCGAAGCCAAAATGGGCGTTTTGGCGAGAGTGCAGCGGTAGCTTTGTCGTTAAATTTAGCGGATTTGGGCTTTGAAATGGGGCGGCTTAAAACGGGCACCTGCCCTAGACTTGTTGGGACCAGCATTGATTTTAGCCAATTAGAAGCGCACGGGGGCGATTTAACCCCCCCCAAGTTTAGCCATTACACCAAGGATTTTAACCCCCAACAACTGCCTTGTTTCATCACCTACACGAACGCAAACACACACGCGATTATCCGCCAAAACTTCCACCTAGCCCCTATGTTTAGTGGGCAGATTGAGAGCGTGGGGCCGCGCTACTGCCCGAGCATTGAAGATAAAGTCTACCGCTTCCACGAAAAAGAACGCCACCAGCTTTTCTTAGAGCCGCAGACGAGAAGCTGCAGCGAGTATTATGTCAATGGTTTAAGCACTTCTTTGCCCTTTGAGGTACAAGAGCAGGTCATCCACTCCATTAAGGGGCTAGAGCACGCCCAAATCACGCGCTATGGCTACGCCATTGAATACGACTTCATCCCCCCCACACAGCTCAAATACACCCTAGAAACAAGGCAAGTGGGTAATCTCTATTTGGCCGGCCAAATCAATGGCACTACGGGCTATGAAGAGGCAGCCGCACAGGGGCTTATGGCAGGTATCAATGCATGTTTAAGCCTACAAAACAAGCCAGAGCTAGTTTTACGCCGAGATGAGGCGTATATCGGGGTGATGATAGATGATTTGGTGAGTAAGGGCACGCAAGAGCCTTATAGAATGTTCACTTCAAGAGCGGAGTACCGCTTGCTCCTAAGAGAGGATAATGCCCGCTTAAGGCTTGGCGCATACGCCTATGCTTTGGGACTGATGGGCGACGCAGAATATAACGCCCTTTGCGCCCAAAAAGCGCAGATTCAAAGTGCCCTAGAGAGGCTCAAGAACACCGCTATCACCCCCACTAAGGAAGTGTTAAAACGCTTAAAAGACGCAGACCAAGCCCCCCTAAATGACAAGTGCGATGGGGTGTTTTTAATGGGGCGGGAAGGTTTTAGCCCGGACATTTTGCCCGAATTTTTGGATTTTGTAACAGAGCTTGAGCCTTTTATTTTAGAGCAGATTAAAATTGAGTGCAAATACCACGACTACATCGCCAAACAAAGCGCGTCCATTGCCAAAATGGCGCAAATGCTAAACACCCCAATACCGCTAGATTTTAACTACCAAAGCATCACAGGTTTAGGGCTAGAGGCGTGCGAAAAATTGGAGAAATTCCGCCCAAAAAGCCTTTTTGAAGCTTCCCAAATCAGTGGGATCACCCCCGCAAACTTAGAGGTCTTGCAACTTTATTTACACCTACACCAAAAACTCAAGAAAACCCCCCATGAATCCCACTAAAATCGCCCAAAAGCTCATAAGCTACAAAACCATCACTCCCAAGGAGGAGGGGATTTATGAGTATATACAATCGCTCCTGCCCGACTTCACGCCCCTAAGGGCAGATAAAAACGGGGTAAAAAATCTTTTTTTGACAAAGGACTTTGGTGGAGAAAACCCCTTGCACTTTTGCTTTGTGGGGCATGTAGATGTCGTGCCTGTGGGGCAGGGGTGGCGTTTTGCGCCCTTTGGCGGAGAAATTGTAGAGGGGTGTTTATATGGGCGGGGGGCACAGGACATGAAAGGTGGGGTGGCGGCGTTTGTGTGCGCCCTGCAGGAGTTTTGCCCCAAAGTTGCCCCAAATACACCCTTAAAGCTCTCTGTTTTACTCACAAGTGATGAAGAGGGTCCGGCGGAGTTTGGCACGAAGTACATGCTAGAAGTGTTGCAAGAAAAAAAATTACTGCCCCATTTTGCGCTTGTGGCAGAACCCACTTGCGTCAAGCATTTGGGCGATAGCGTGAAAATCGGGCGGCGTGGTTCGATTGCGGGCAAGCTTACCATATATGGCGTACCTGGACATGTCGCCTACCCTAAAACTTGCTTAAACCCTATTGATGTCGTTGCTGATAAGCTAAATTTGGTTGCGGGGGCATTTTTAGACAAAGGAGACACTAACTTTGAGCCATCTAGGCTTGTCATCACTTCCATGAAAACCGACTCGAGTGCTGAAAATGTTACCCCAAAGACCCTAGACATCGCCTTTAATGTCCGCAACTCGCCCGCCACGACTTTAAAAGACCTTGAAAACTTTTTAGAAATTGTCCTTGCCAAAGTCCCCTACGACTTGAATCTGAAGCAAAACTCCATGCCCTTTCTCTCATCTAAGGACTCGCTCTTGGTGGGGTGTTTAGAGCAAGCTATTAGTGAAGTTTTAAACACCACACCCACACTCAACACAAACGGAGGGACAAGCGACGCACGATTTTTACATGCCTTTGGGGTGGAGGTGGTGGAGTTTGGGCTGACCAATGAGCACATACACGCCATTGATGAACGCTTGGAGATCAAGCAACTCGAGGGCTTGAGCCTTGTTTTCTTAAGGCTCTTGGAACTCATCGCCCAAAGGGGCTTGAAGGTTTAGTTGGTGCTGCCTTTAGGGTAGCAAAAGCGATAACCCCTACGGCGCACGGTTTCCACCGTGGAGATGCCTAAAGGTTTATCCATTTTTTGGCGGATTTGGTTGATCGCCACTTCAATCACATTAGGCGTTACAAGTTCGGGTTCTTCCCAAATCGCATCTAAAAGCTGCTCTTTTGACACAATTTGATCCCTATGTCTAGCAAGGTGTGTCAACACTTCAAAGGGCTTGCCCTTCACTTCAATTTCCTTGCCCTTATACACGATTTTCTCTTCATCGGGATTAATGATTAAATCCTCAATCTCAATGATACTAGAGCCCCAAAAACGCAAGCGCGCCTCGATCCTTGCCACCAAAACCCCCATGTCAAAGGGTTTGGCGATAAAGTCGTCCACGCCCTCTTTAAATGCCTTGATCTCTTGCTCGCTCGAGTCATGCTCGGCCAAAATGATGCTGACAATGGAGGGGTGTTTGGCTTTGGCGTAAGGCACGAGGCTTAAACCATTGCCATCTTTGAGTTCAAACCCAATCAGCACCAAATCATAGTTGCGGATACTGATATAATATTCCCCATCCTCAAGATTTTCGGCGACATCAACTTGAAAACCCTTTTCATTGAGAAAGGTGCTGACCTCTTTACTCAAGTCCCCATCGTTTTCGACTAATAAGATACGCATTTCAATCCTTTACCTTAAACTTAAACTTGAAGAATTATAACATAAGTTTTTAAGCTCTTGTAAAGTTTAAGAGAAAGATATAAGTTTTTTAGGTATCATGCGTCTTGGTTGGCTTTCCAACCGGGCATGGGCGGGGTAACCTCCCCCTCCTTATCCTCGCCCACCCTTTTTACATTTTCTTCTTGGCTTCAATCCCTAGCAGTTTTAACCCGATTGTTAAACTCAAGCTTACCATTTGGCATAGCTTCAAATAGGGTAATTCTTGGGGCGTGTCTAAAATCCTATGGGCGTTGTAAAAGCTGTGTAAATCCGCCGCGAGGGCTTTTAAATAGTCGCAAATTTTTTGCAATTCCTTGTCGTTGAACGCCCCTTGCAAGACCCTGGGTAGGTTGAGAGCGTTAAAGAGCAAGTTCTGCCCGGCGGGGGGCAAGTCCAATAGGTGGCTTTGGTGCACCGCCTCTAAGCTCCCCCCTTTTTGGGTGAATTTGTCTAGCATGGTGTGGATACGGGCGTTGGCGTAATGGATATAAAAAATGGGGTTGGTGCTATCCGTGTTTTGCAAGCTCGCCACATCAAAGTCTAAATGCGTGTCTAGCTTTTTAGACAAGAAAATAAAACGCAAAGCGTCCTTGCCCATGTCTTGCAAGACATCTTTAAGCAACACGAAATTGCCCGCCCGCTTGCTCATCTTATAAGGCTGCCCGCCCTTTAGCAGAGCCACCATTTGCACCAACAAAACCTCTAACTTGGACGAGTCGTAACCCAAGAACTGCAAGGATGCTTTAATGCGGGGGACATAGCCGTGGTGATCTGCCCCAAAAATATTAATGTAGTGGTGATAGTCCTGCTGAAACTTATAGTCGTGGTAAACAATATCGGGGGCTAAATAGGTAAAATCCCCATCAGCTTTACGCACCACGCGGTCTTTCTCATCGCCAAAGTCGCTGGATTTAAGCCACAACTTACCCTCTTCTTCATACACTCCCCCGCCCGCCTCTAGGCGTTGAAACACCTCTGCACTCTTAGAAAACACCGCTTTTTCGCTCACATACGCATCCATATGCACGCTTGCCTCAGCTAGAGTTTCTTGGATTTCTGTAAGCATTAAATCCCTAGCAAAACCCCCAAACTCTGCGCTCGACACCTCTTCATCCACCCCCTCTAAACTCTCTATTTTAAAGTGCTCTTTAGCGGCTTGAGCAAGCTCATAGATATACTCCCCCTGATAGCACTCTTTGGGATAATCCACTTGATAGCCTAAACTCTCTTTAAGCCTTAAAAACACAGATAGCCCCAAAGTTTTGATCTGTGCGCCCATATCATTGACATAATACTCGCTATGCACCTTATAGCCCAAGAATTTAGCGAGTCTACAAAAGCTGTCCCCAAACACCGCCCCCCTTGCATGCCCGATATGCAGGGGCCCCGTGGGGTTTGCGCTCACAAACTCCACATAATAACTCTCCTCTTTGCTGGGCTGTTTGCCAAAATCCTCCCCTAAAGTTAGAGCCTCATTACAAAGGCTGTTTAAAAACTCTTCTTTGAGTGTGAAGTTGATATACCCATTGAGCGGAGCGACTTGGCTAAACACCTCTTGGCACTCGGGGTGGGTGCTTAAACTCTTTGCCAGATCTTCAGCAATGAGTTTAGGGGCTTTTTTACGCACCTTGGCTAGGGGGAAGGCCACCACGCTGGCGTAATGCCCTAAAGAGCGATCTTTGGGGTGCTCTAGCACCACTTCAGTTTGTAACACCCGTTCTAATAACTCCTTGACTCTGCGGTGCATGGTTAGCTTTGTTGTTCTTGCTTGGGGGCGGTGGGGGTGGGTTGCGCGCTCTGTTGCGGGGGTTGCATGCCCACACTCTCGGGTTTTTTGCCCTCCTCCTCGTCCTCCTTAATCGCCTTTTTGAAGTTTTTAATCCCGCTGCCTAGCCCTTTGGCTAACTCGGGGATTTTCTTTGCCCCAAATAAAAGCAAAATCACCGCTAAAACAATCAACCAATGCCAAACACTAAAAGTACCCATTTTTATCCTTTATTTATGACTTGCACCCCACGCCTCACAAAATGTCTCTTTGGGGAACATCTGTTGTTTGTAGCCCAGGGTGTGGGCGACTTCCAAGACCATTCTTTTAGACAATTCCAAATCCTCGTTAATCAACACATAGTCAAACAACTCGATCTCTTGGATCTCTTGCAAGGCGGTTTGTAAACGCCGCTCGATCATCTCGTGGCTGTCTGTGTGCCTTTGTTCTAGGCGTTCTTTTAAGGTGTGGATGTTCTTTGTAGTGATGAAAATAGAAGTTGCTTTTTTGTAAACTTCTTTCACACTGCGATGCCCTTGCACATCGATGTCAAACAAGACCAACTTGCCCGCCTTTAGGGCCTTGTTGATCGGCTCTAGCGAAGTGCCGTAATAATGCCCATGCACCTTAGCCCACTCTAAAAACTGCTTATTCTCAATGCTCTTGATAAACGCTTCTTGGCTCACAAAGTAGTAATGTTGCCCCTCCACTTCGCCCGCCCTCTTGGGACGGGTGGTCGTGGAAATGGAAAAGTAAATGTTGGGGCAATGCTGTAATAAATAGCTGATTAAAGTACTTTTGCCCGAACCACTAGGCCCTGCTAAAACCAACATGCGGTAAGCGTGGTTACTCATCTTTATCCGCTAAATTGACTTGTATTTTTAATGTTTTGCCCTCTAAGAGTTTGGGGTCAATGGGTAGGTCTTTGAGTAAATCTTGCAAATTAAAACTCAAATGCAAGGGTGCTGCTCCCATTTTAAGGCTTTCTGTGGGCGCGCTCTCTTGGAGGGTTTCTTGCGCCTTTTGCTCTTGGGGAGCTTCTGCTTGGTCTTTTGTGGTTTCGGGTTTTGGGCTTTCTGTTTCTTGGGGGGGTTCTTCTGCTAAGTTTTCTATCTCTTGGGGGGCTTGCTTAGTGTCTGCTGGGGGTTTTTGGGGCTTGGGGCTGGGGCTTCATACGAGCCGTCCACCACGCTAGACATCACCGGTTCGGGGATGTCCTCAATGTTTTCATACTCTTGCGGGTCTTTTTCTAGCTCTACTTGAGATTCTTGCGTGTCTTTTGTCGCAGGGGTGTTCTCTAACTCTGCTTGGTTTTCTAGCTCTGGGTCTTCTTGTGTGTTCTCTTGGGGTTTTAGGGGTTCTTGTAGGGTTTCTTGAGGTTCTTGCGCTTTAGGGGTTTCTTGTGCGCTCTCTTGTGTTTGTGGTTCTTGTTCTTGGGGCTCAGGTTCTTTAGGGGCTGTGGATGTGTCTAAATCGTCCAATCCCTCTAGCTTGGGGACTTGCGCCTCTTCTGTGGTCTGAGGTTCTTGCGCTTTAGGTTCGGGTTGTGGTGCGGGTTCTGTGGATTCTAACTCTAAATCATCTAACCCTTCCAATTTGGGGACTTGCGCCCCCTCTGTGGCTTGGGCCTCTTGTTCTTCGGACTCTTGCTCCAAATTGTCTAACCCCTCCAAGTCTTCTAATCCCAATTGTTCTAAATTTTCTTGCGCGCTCTCTATGGTTTGGGGCTCTAGCTCTTTGGGGGTTTCTGTAGCGTTCTGTGTAGCTGTGGGTTCTTGTTCTGTGGGGATTTGGGTTTGTGATTCTTGTGTGGGTGCTTCTAATTCTGTGGGTTCGGATTCTTGGGGGATCTCTTCAGTAGGATCTGCAACTTGGGGGGTTGGCTCTGTAGATTCAGATTCGGGCTCTTGTGGGGTTTCTGCGCTTTTTTGAGCCTCTGCTTCTAGGGCTTCTAGTTTCCCTAGCATATCCATGGGGTCTTGGTCTGCGTTTTCTTTAGGGACTGGGGGTTCTTTGGAGGTTTGTAATTCGGGTTTTTTAGGTTCCTCGATTTCGTGGTCTGCAGATCGCATGAGATCGCCCATGTTTTGCATGCTGTCCATCAAATCCTGCGCCTTTGGAGAGTCCTCTTGCACCAAATCCTCTAACATTTTATCGTGTTCTAAGCCGGCGTGGGTTTCATCCTTACCGCTATCTATGGGCAACAAATCCTCCAAATCCAAAGCTAGGGGGCTTGGTTGGGGGACTTGTTCATCGGGGGAATTTTTAGCTTCTGCTGCTTGGGGAGAGACCGCTTGGGGCTCGGGCTCTTGAGGTTCTTGTTCTGGCTTTGACTGGGATTCTTCTAACTCTTGGAGCCCTTGCTCTTGGGATGTTTCTAGGTCTTTGACACTTTCTTGTGGCATTTGGGCTTCAATCTCTTTTTCTGGGAACTCTTGGGGGTTTTTTTCTAGCGTGGACTTGTCCTCTGGGATTTCTAAAACTTCCACCTTTTGTCCATCTTGGGCTATAGGCTTATTAATATCTAAGAGCCCCTCTAGCTGGTCAAGGCTCGAGTTAATATCCTTAAAAAAATCACTATCTGATTCAACCGTCGGCAAGTGCGTCTCCAGCTCATTTGCGGGGTAAACGGTGGGCGATGCAGATCCCATATTCCTTTGGAGAATATGGAGCACATCTGTGGGTAAAAAGGGTTTTTTGATATAGTGAGTGAATTCTCCAAATTCTTTAATACCCTTACGCAACAAAAGCCCACTGAAAGACACCCCACCTAAATGCGGTTTTAGGCACTCATATCCCTCACCATCTACCGCTGTGTCATCAGCGAAAAAGAAACAATCCCGATTTTCCTCAAGGGTGGGCAAAATCTCTTTAACATGCTCCTCGGCTACAAGCTCTAAGCCTAGCTTCTTGGCGATGTTCTCAAAAAGTTTACCCACCATTTTGTTCTGGTTTACTAAGAGAATTTTCAAGGACACTCCTTAAGCTAGGCTACCTAGGCTGCGGATTATAATATAAGTTCCCTTGATTTGCTTTAATTTGCTTTAATTTAACTAATTCAATTTACTTTAACAACACCACTCAAAGGAAGTCCCATGGGTCGCTTAAAAACTTTTCTACTCCCTTGTCTGTTAGCCTCTGTTTTACAAGCCACCCCTACCCTATACATGCTCCCCTACGAACAACACGAAGCCTTAAAAAGCTTGATTAGTGGGATCAACGCCGCTAAAAGCCAAATCAACATCTCCATTTACAGCTTTACACACAAGGACATCGCTAAAGCCCTTAAAGACGCGGCGAGTCGGGGCGTGAAAATCCACATCATTTACGACACCAGTGGGGCACAAGGCAAGTACTCCACAATGGGCTATCTAGCTAAATATAGAGGGATTTCTACCTGCACTCTCAGCGGTCGACAAGCGCACTTTTTTGGCAAAGGCAAAGAGTACAGAGGCATCATGCACCAAAAACTCGCCATCATTGACAACAACACGATTTTTTTAGGCTCGGCTAACTGGAGCAAAAACGCCTTTGAAAACAATTATGAATTGCTACTAAGGGATAACGACCACAGCCTCATCCAAAAAGCCCAGAGCTACTACAAAAAAATGTGGAGCGAATGCCGCTAAAAGTGATAATTATAGCCAATGTAAAAGGCAAAGGTACGGCGGAAGGTAACGCTGTAGTCGCCCCCGCTGTAGTAAATGTGGTTGATGGTGGGGATTTTAAAGCCAATGTCAATGCCATGCTGCCCCACCACTAAAGCCCTAAGTCCCACATTAAAGAGAAACTGAAATGCACTCACGCTAGGGCTAGTATCAGCGGGTAAACCCATTGCCTTTTGCCCATCCGCACCTATAAGCCAAGAGGTCCCCGCAAGGGCAACCCCGACATAAAAGCCCAAGTCCAAAGAAATGTCGTTACGATAAAAAGCCCCTTGAAAGAAGTTATAAAAAAAATCCGCCGCCGCACCATAGGTGAGTAAATTATTACCCCCATAATACTGCCCTCCCCCATAGAGGGTTTTAGGGTAATGTGCGCCAAAACCCTGCCAGTCTAAAAAGGCGTAGTAACGCGCTCCAAACATTTGGTCTTTTCTAAAATAGCCCGTGTAGCCCACATTAAAGCCCAGCCCATTTGCCCCCGCATTCATGTTGTCGCGCCCGGGGTGGCTTGTGCTCATGGCACTAGAGTTTTTGGTTAGGATCGTAACCGCGCCTGTTTGGTAATTTGCACCCACAAAGAGCCCGTCCGTCCAAGAGTTATGTTGCCTGAATTGATCGCTACTTTGCGCCTGTGCGGACACCAACCCCAAAGCCGTTCCAAAAACCCAACCCAATACCTTCTGTTTTGCCATACCACTCCCTAAAATCTTGGTGATAAGCCCTTATTATAGTATAATTTAGCCCTAAAATATGCCAACCTCAAAGGATACTCTATGGTGCTGCAACGGATTTTTAGCCTGGGCGTTTTGGCTGTGGGGATTTCTTTTATGGGGGCTGTGGAGCCTAGCATGAAATTTGACCCCCCCGATTATGTCGAAGACATGCCCTCTAAAGAGTTTATCCCGCAAATTGCCAAGCCGGGCAGTTTATTCGGGCAGGGCGAAAGACCGCTTTTTGCCGACAGACGGGCGATGAAACCCAATGATTTAATCACCGTGATTGTGTCCGAAAACTCCAGCGCAAACTACAGCACCTCTAAAAACTATACCAAAACCTCTAATGGCACTGCTACAGCCCCACGCCTTACCTACAATGGCACGAACCCCAACAAGCGCAACCAAGCCCAGTTTTTAGACGATAATGCGAACTACAGCCTCACGCAATCGGCGACCAACAACACCTTTAAGGGCGGGGGTGCGCAGAAGAAAAGCGAAGACTTGAAACTCACCCTCACCGCACGCATTGTCAAAGTCTTAGAAAATGGCAATTATTTTATCTATGGTAGCCGTGAGGTCTTGGTCGATGGAGAAAAACAAGTCATTAAAATCAGTGGGGTGATCCGCCCTTTTGACATCGCGCGCGACAACACCATCCAATCTAAATACATTGCAGATGCCAAGATTTCTTACACAAATTTGGGGGCACTGAGTGCCAGCAACAAGAAAAAAGTGGGGGGAGATGTGCTAGATTCGAGCTTTCCTTACTGATGATTGCCTTAATCTTGGCGCGTGGGGGGTCTAAACGCATTCCGCTTAAGAATATTGCGCCCTTTTTGGGCAAGCCCCTTTTAAGCTATGTCATTGAAACGGCACGAGCTAGCCAACTTTTTAGTCAAATCTTTGTCAGCACAGACCACGCCCAAATTGCCAAGATTGCCAAAGAAAATGGAGCGTGTGTTTTAGAACGCCCCACCCATTTAGCCGATGACTTTAGCACGACCCTAGATGTGGCTAGCCATGCCGCTTTAGAGCTCAAGTTAAAGCCTGAAGCTTTGCTTTGCGTGCTTTACGCCACTAGTGTGCTTTTAAGGACTACACACCTTAAGGATGCTCTGCAAGCCTTGCAGACAAACCCTCACAAAAAATACGCCTTTGCTTGCAGTGCTTACAGCGCCTCGCCTTACCGCAGCTTTAGCATTCAAAACAACACCCCCACGCCACTTTTTGCAGACAACATGTCCAAACGCTCGCAGGACTTGCCCTTGCTTTACCACGATGTCGGGCTTTTTTACTTAGGGCAAGCACAGCATTTTATGGCTAAAGAACCCCTCCTTGCCCCCCACTCCTTGCCCCTCATCTTGCCCCAAGCGTGCGTGCAAGACATCGACACCCCAGAAGATTTAAAACTTGCCACCTTGAAATACACCGCCTTGCATGAAAACGATTCATCTTTTCGCTGATGCCAGCCCACAAAGTGGGCTGGGGCATTTAAGGCGCATGCAAAAGCTCAAAGTCTTGTTAGCACCTTTGGCAAAAGTGCGCCTTTTTGCCCCCCACCCGCTAGCCGATGAACCCATTTCTTGGCTCAATCAAAAAATTTTAGGGGCTGATCTGTGCGTTGTGGACAGCTACTTAGCCACACCCAAATTTTACGCCCAAGTGCCAACTCCCTTAGTGGTTTTTGAAGATTTTTATAGGGCAGAAATAAAGTTTTCTAGCTCCACTTATGTTTTTAACCCCGCTTACAATGCCCACACAGCCTACCCTAAAGAGTTACAAAATCACTCACATTATTTTTTAGGCAGTGGGTATTACCCCATTGATCCCATATTTTGCCAAGTAAAATCCCTAAAAACCACCCCTAAAGAGGTCTTGCTGTGCTTGGGGGGCAGTGATTTAACTTTAACTCCCTTGCAAAATGCCCTAAAGCTTTTAAAGCACACCCCCCTAAAAATCCATACCATCGCCCCCAAGCCGTTACTGCCTCACTTGCCAACAGCCCACAACTTTGTTTTTGAGCCGCTCTTAAACCCCACAGAGCTCGCTAAGCGTCTATCTCAAGCCGACATTGCTCTATTTGGCGGGGGGCAGATGATCTATGAAGCCATTTTGAGTCAAACCCCACTCATTAGCCTACCCATCGCCTCTAACCAGCTCGCCCAAGTGCAGGCCCTAGCCAAAGTGGAAGCGTTGTTTCTCGCCAGCCTAGACAATCTTTTATGTGTGTTGCAAGATTTGCTAGACCTAAACGCTAGGGAGCGCATGCAAGCCGCCCAAAAGAGTTTAAAACTTGGGGATAAGCTCCTCCCCACTTTACAAGGGATTTTAACCTATGCTTAAGCACCTATTAACCCAAAGCTTTGAAATCCCTAGCCAGCATTTTGATAAAAGCCCGCCCTTGCACGCTTGCCACT is a genomic window of Helicobacter sp. NHP19-012 containing:
- the gmk gene encoding guanylate kinase, with amino-acid sequence MSNHAYRMLVLAGPSGSGKSTLISYLLQHCPNIYFSISTTTRPKRAGEVEGQHYYFVSQEAFIKSIENKQFLEWAKVHGHYYGTSLEPINKALKAGKLVLFDIDVQGHRSVKEVYKKATSIFITTKNIHTLKERLEQRHTDSHEMIERRLQTALQEIQEIELFDYVLINEDLELSKRMVLEVAHTLGYKQQMFPKETFCEAWGASHK
- the flgH gene encoding flagellar basal body L-ring protein FlgH, whose amino-acid sequence is MQRIFSLGVLAVGISFMGAVEPSMKFDPPDYVEDMPSKEFIPQIAKPGSLFGQGERPLFADRRAMKPNDLITVIVSENSSANYSTSKNYTKTSNGTATAPRLTYNGTNPNKRNQAQFLDDNANYSLTQSATNNTFKGGGAQKKSEDLKLTLTARIVKVLENGNYFIYGSREVLVDGEKQVIKISGVIRPFDIARDNTIQSKYIADAKISYTNLGALSASNKKKVGGDVLDSSFPY
- the mnmG gene encoding tRNA uridine-5-carboxymethylaminomethyl(34) synthesis enzyme MnmG, whose product is MLSHFDIVVVGGGHAGIEASVVAAKMGARVHLLTLLIENIGLASCNPAIGGLGKGHLVKEVDALGGVMGVLTDMSGLQFRTLNASKGPAVRGTRAQIDMDAYRINARNLVLNTPNLSVSQEMVEGLLVEGGAVVGVKSALGKEYYAKKVILTTGTFLQGLVHIGTHRSQNGRFGESAAVALSLNLADLGFEMGRLKTGTCPRLVGTSIDFSQLEAHGGDLTPPKFSHYTKDFNPQQLPCFITYTNANTHAIIRQNFHLAPMFSGQIESVGPRYCPSIEDKVYRFHEKERHQLFLEPQTRSCSEYYVNGLSTSLPFEVQEQVIHSIKGLEHAQITRYGYAIEYDFIPPTQLKYTLETRQVGNLYLAGQINGTTGYEEAAAQGLMAGINACLSLQNKPELVLRRDEAYIGVMIDDLVSKGTQEPYRMFTSRAEYRLLLREDNARLRLGAYAYALGLMGDAEYNALCAQKAQIQSALERLKNTAITPTKEVLKRLKDADQAPLNDKCDGVFLMGREGFSPDILPEFLDFVTELEPFILEQIKIECKYHDYIAKQSASIAKMAQMLNTPIPLDFNYQSITGLGLEACEKLEKFRPKSLFEASQISGITPANLEVLQLYLHLHQKLKKTPHESH
- the pseF gene encoding pseudaminic acid cytidylyltransferase, which produces MIALILARGGSKRIPLKNIAPFLGKPLLSYVIETARASQLFSQIFVSTDHAQIAKIAKENGACVLERPTHLADDFSTTLDVASHAALELKLKPEALLCVLYATSVLLRTTHLKDALQALQTNPHKKYAFACSAYSASPYRSFSIQNNTPTPLFADNMSKRSQDLPLLYHDVGLFYLGQAQHFMAKEPLLAPHSLPLILPQACVQDIDTPEDLKLATLKYTALHENDSSFR
- the argS gene encoding arginine--tRNA ligase — translated: MHRRVKELLERVLQTEVVLEHPKDRSLGHYASVVAFPLAKVRKKAPKLIAEDLAKSLSTHPECQEVFSQVAPLNGYINFTLKEEFLNSLCNEALTLGEDFGKQPSKEESYYVEFVSANPTGPLHIGHARGAVFGDSFCRLAKFLGYKVHSEYYVNDMGAQIKTLGLSVFLRLKESLGYQVDYPKECYQGEYIYELAQAAKEHFKIESLEGVDEEVSSAEFGGFARDLMLTEIQETLAEASVHMDAYVSEKAVFSKSAEVFQRLEAGGGVYEEEGKLWLKSSDFGDEKDRVVRKADGDFTYLAPDIVYHDYKFQQDYHHYINIFGADHHGYVPRIKASLQFLGYDSSKLEVLLVQMVALLKGGQPYKMSKRAGNFVLLKDVLQDMGKDALRFIFLSKKLDTHLDFDVASLQNTDSTNPIFYIHYANARIHTMLDKFTQKGGSLEAVHQSHLLDLPPAGQNLLFNALNLPRVLQGAFNDKELQKICDYLKALAADLHSFYNAHRILDTPQELPYLKLCQMVSLSLTIGLKLLGIEAKKKM
- a CDS encoding twin-arginine translocase TatA/TatE family subunit, which encodes MGTFSVWHWLIVLAVILLLFGAKKIPELAKGLGSGIKNFKKAIKEDEEEGKKPESVGMQPPQQSAQPTPTAPKQEQQS
- a CDS encoding outer membrane protein; this translates as MAKQKVLGWVFGTALGLVSAQAQSSDQFRQHNSWTDGLFVGANYQTGAVTILTKNSSAMSTSHPGRDNMNAGANGLGFNVGYTGYFRKDQMFGARYYAFLDWQGFGAHYPKTLYGGGQYYGGNNLLTYGAAADFFYNFFQGAFYRNDISLDLGFYVGVALAGTSWLIGADGQKAMGLPADTSPSVSAFQFLFNVGLRALVVGQHGIDIGFKIPTINHIYYSGGDYSVTFRRTFAFYIGYNYHF
- the hsrA gene encoding homeostatic response regulator transcription factor HsrA gives rise to the protein MRILLVENDGDLSKEVSTFLNEKGFQVDVAENLEDGEYYISIRNYDLVLIGFELKDGNGLSLVPYAKAKHPSIVSIILAEHDSSEQEIKAFKEGVDDFIAKPFDMGVLVARIEARLRFWGSSIIEIEDLIINPDEEKIVYKGKEIEVKGKPFEVLTHLARHRDQIVSKEQLLDAIWEEPELVTPNVIEVAINQIRQKMDKPLGISTVETVRRRGYRFCYPKGSTN
- a CDS encoding phospholipase D-like domain-containing protein, yielding MGRLKTFLLPCLLASVLQATPTLYMLPYEQHEALKSLISGINAAKSQINISIYSFTHKDIAKALKDAASRGVKIHIIYDTSGAQGKYSTMGYLAKYRGISTCTLSGRQAHFFGKGKEYRGIMHQKLAIIDNNTIFLGSANWSKNAFENNYELLLRDNDHSLIQKAQSYYKKMWSECR
- the dapE gene encoding succinyl-diaminopimelate desuccinylase, with the translated sequence MNPTKIAQKLISYKTITPKEEGIYEYIQSLLPDFTPLRADKNGVKNLFLTKDFGGENPLHFCFVGHVDVVPVGQGWRFAPFGGEIVEGCLYGRGAQDMKGGVAAFVCALQEFCPKVAPNTPLKLSVLLTSDEEGPAEFGTKYMLEVLQEKKLLPHFALVAEPTCVKHLGDSVKIGRRGSIAGKLTIYGVPGHVAYPKTCLNPIDVVADKLNLVAGAFLDKGDTNFEPSRLVITSMKTDSSAENVTPKTLDIAFNVRNSPATTLKDLENFLEIVLAKVPYDLNLKQNSMPFLSSKDSLLVGCLEQAISEVLNTTPTLNTNGGTSDARFLHAFGVEVVEFGLTNEHIHAIDERLEIKQLEGLSLVFLRLLELIAQRGLKV